The following are encoded together in the Natrinema sp. HArc-T2 genome:
- a CDS encoding helix-turn-helix domain-containing protein: MSESTEQLEVWCAGEDWCPVTSTATLIGKKWHTVILHRLLANGPLGFNALKEEVGGISSKVLSDSLEDLEAKQLIERSIISEKPVRVEYSLTEHGKSLEPVIQEMAKWGQEHLTAARDKESSIA; the protein is encoded by the coding sequence ATGAGCGAGTCGACTGAGCAACTGGAAGTGTGGTGTGCAGGCGAAGACTGGTGTCCCGTTACCTCCACAGCGACGTTAATCGGCAAGAAGTGGCACACCGTCATTCTCCATCGGTTGCTTGCCAACGGACCACTTGGTTTCAACGCACTGAAAGAAGAAGTCGGCGGGATCTCGAGCAAAGTGCTCTCAGACTCACTTGAGGACCTCGAAGCAAAACAGCTGATCGAGCGGTCGATCATCAGCGAAAAACCGGTCCGAGTCGAGTATTCGTTGACCGAACACGGGAAATCGCTGGAGCCAGTGATTCAGGAGATGGCCAAATGGGGGCAAGAGCACCTGACGGCTGCAAGAGATAAGGAAAGTTCGATTGCCTGA